From one Ignavibacteria bacterium genomic stretch:
- a CDS encoding dipeptidase produces the protein MITANENALERATQNQTNSEIDLFTFLSIPSVSTNPNEAANVQQCAEWLAAHLSSCGLQHTEVITTAGHPIVFAEHRCAVPDAPTILFYGHYDVQPVDPLELWTTPPFTPTVRDGKVFARGATDDKGQVLIHAKALQALIADGSLAVHIKMLIEGEEEVGSPNLAPFIKANTQKLACDAVVISDTAMFAPNRPSLVVGLRGLAYVEIHVQGPNRDLHSGAYGGPVVNPLNALCSIIASMRNDDGSIAIDGFYTDVLELTPEEKGEIADLGSMDDRLIADVGVTALGGEKTYSTLEKLWVRPTLDLNGISGGYQAAGAKTVLPAKAMAKLSMRLVPNQKPEHIVELVRKHVQQHAPKGVTVSVVDLHGANPVYVNRDNAATRAAKDALEKTFGVPCVFQREGGSIPVVDLFTSVLQVPAVLMGFGLNTENLHSPNEHFHLANFHKGIEACIRFYSSVQDFE, from the coding sequence ATGATAACTGCTAACGAAAACGCCTTGGAGCGTGCTACCCAAAATCAAACAAATAGCGAAATAGACCTGTTTACCTTTTTATCAATACCATCGGTTAGTACAAACCCCAACGAAGCAGCTAACGTGCAACAGTGTGCAGAGTGGCTGGCTGCACATCTCAGTAGCTGCGGGTTGCAGCATACCGAAGTTATTACGACCGCCGGACACCCGATCGTTTTTGCAGAGCACCGGTGTGCTGTTCCCGATGCACCAACAATCCTGTTTTATGGTCACTACGACGTACAGCCGGTAGATCCACTGGAACTTTGGACAACACCACCGTTTACTCCAACAGTCCGTGACGGGAAAGTATTCGCCCGTGGTGCCACTGACGATAAGGGGCAGGTGTTGATACACGCCAAGGCATTACAGGCACTGATTGCCGATGGGTCGCTAGCCGTACATATCAAGATGCTGATCGAAGGCGAAGAAGAGGTTGGCAGCCCTAACCTAGCCCCCTTCATCAAGGCTAATACCCAAAAGCTTGCCTGTGATGCCGTTGTTATCAGCGATACGGCAATGTTTGCACCAAACAGACCAAGCCTGGTGGTTGGGCTGCGAGGACTGGCTTACGTTGAAATTCATGTTCAGGGACCCAACAGAGACCTTCATAGTGGCGCGTACGGCGGACCGGTTGTAAACCCTCTCAATGCACTGTGCTCCATAATAGCATCAATGCGTAACGACGACGGCAGTATTGCCATTGATGGCTTTTATACTGACGTCCTTGAACTAACTCCGGAAGAAAAAGGAGAGATCGCAGACCTGGGTTCTATGGATGACAGGCTGATTGCTGACGTTGGTGTCACCGCCCTTGGTGGCGAAAAAACATATAGCACGCTTGAAAAGCTGTGGGTGAGGCCAACGCTGGATCTGAACGGCATCTCAGGGGGGTATCAGGCAGCTGGAGCCAAAACCGTTCTGCCAGCGAAAGCGATGGCAAAGCTAAGTATGCGACTTGTTCCAAACCAGAAACCCGAACACATCGTTGAACTTGTTCGCAAACATGTGCAGCAGCACGCTCCGAAGGGTGTAACCGTTTCCGTTGTGGACCTACACGGAGCAAATCCAGTGTATGTAAACCGGGATAATGCAGCCACAAGAGCAGCGAAGGATGCACTGGAAAAAACATTCGGTGTGCCCTGTGTATTTCAGAGAGAAGGGGGCTCGATTCCAGTTGTTGACCTCTTTACATCGGTTTTACAAGTTCCTGCCGTCCTCATGGGCTTTGGTTTAAACACCGAAAACCTTCATTCACCGAATGAGCACTTTCACCTTGCAAATTTCCATAAGGGTATCGAAGCCTGCATTCGCTTTTATTCATCAGTACAGGACTTTGAGTGA
- a CDS encoding DMT family transporter — MTRLRAEAYLLTATALWSATFLLTQASFQFISPSGFVFFRFCIAIVVSVALWHGSLRSLTPGLLIYGIGLGVLYGIGFVLQSIALQDVSTTTSAFITGTTVVFIPFIYRMFYRKRIPGIHWLGAAAVLLGLFLFTEPEYGGVGLGDILTMVSAVGWAGYIVMLDKLTTAYSGSDGAINLLIIIQFTVTALLALLASAIVDSSLAPVVYTSELVMTLLYCGILATVVTTWIQTTKQRFTHPVRAGIIFSLEPIFASTLALLLAVEQWNYRQFTGAVVLMLAVVTPDLLTYYYRKND, encoded by the coding sequence GTGACACGGTTACGGGCTGAAGCATATTTGCTAACAGCAACTGCACTATGGTCAGCAACATTTTTATTAACTCAAGCCTCATTTCAATTCATTTCTCCGTCAGGCTTCGTTTTCTTTAGGTTCTGTATTGCCATTGTGGTATCAGTTGCTCTATGGCATGGCTCACTACGATCGTTAACACCCGGCCTGCTTATTTACGGTATCGGACTTGGTGTTTTATATGGTATCGGATTTGTGCTGCAGAGTATCGCTCTTCAAGATGTTTCAACTACAACATCCGCCTTTATTACAGGAACAACTGTTGTGTTCATTCCATTTATCTACCGGATGTTTTATCGTAAGCGGATACCTGGAATACATTGGCTTGGGGCAGCAGCGGTATTATTGGGGTTATTCCTGTTTACTGAACCCGAGTATGGTGGGGTTGGTCTAGGTGACATCCTCACGATGGTCAGTGCAGTTGGCTGGGCAGGCTACATCGTAATGCTTGACAAGCTCACAACAGCATACTCCGGCTCTGATGGGGCCATTAACCTGCTGATCATCATTCAGTTCACGGTCACTGCACTCCTTGCTCTCCTTGCCTCGGCAATCGTGGACTCAAGTCTGGCCCCAGTGGTGTACACATCGGAATTGGTAATGACACTCCTGTATTGCGGAATTCTGGCAACTGTCGTAACAACCTGGATTCAAACAACCAAACAGAGGTTCACCCATCCAGTTCGTGCAGGAATTATATTTTCGCTGGAGCCGATATTTGCGAGCACCCTTGCGTTGCTTCTTGCCGTTGAACAATGGAACTACCGACAGTTCACGGGTGCTGTTGTTCTTATGTTGGCCGTGGTTACTCCCGATTTATTAACCTATTACTACCGTAAAAATGACTAA
- a CDS encoding 5-formyltetrahydrofolate cyclo-ligase, translating to MTKDEIRAAVRTKRSAMTAQQKETWDLIIFERAHKQRAFQLAKAIHVYMSTSAEIQTNPFIEYAWGTGKDVYVPVMIGSADLTHVKVSRDTEWSTGSHGIPEPIDVRESVQASFFDPTCCIVVPVVAFNEQCDRLGYGKGYYDRFLSQADATKIGLAYEFQKTPQMPVDEHDVPLDCIATEERWYKKN from the coding sequence ATGACTAAGGACGAGATTCGCGCAGCCGTACGTACAAAGCGATCAGCAATGACTGCACAACAAAAGGAAACGTGGGATTTGATCATCTTTGAAAGGGCTCATAAGCAACGAGCTTTTCAACTGGCAAAAGCCATTCACGTGTACATGAGTACTTCAGCCGAAATTCAGACAAATCCATTTATCGAATATGCGTGGGGAACCGGTAAGGATGTCTATGTTCCCGTAATGATTGGCTCAGCAGATTTAACACACGTTAAGGTGAGTCGTGATACAGAATGGTCTACGGGTAGCCATGGAATACCTGAACCTATCGATGTTCGTGAATCCGTTCAGGCATCGTTTTTTGACCCTACGTGTTGTATCGTGGTTCCGGTGGTTGCATTTAATGAGCAGTGCGATCGTCTTGGATATGGCAAAGGGTATTACGACAGATTTCTTTCACAAGCCGATGCTACGAAAATTGGTCTCGCCTACGAATTTCAAAAAACGCCACAGATGCCGGTGGACGAGCACGATGTGCCGTTAGATTGCATCGCAACCGAAGAACGATGGTACAAAAAAAACTAA
- a CDS encoding acetyl-CoA carboxylase biotin carboxyl carrier protein subunit: MNEVYVVCIDKQDANYSVEVSDTQSTCNNQSVILDKGPGIWEYNIHTGGAVIPVCIETDGMLKAFVSIRGYRYPVEIFRKRHHTLLDILASSPALQSRTIRISAPMPGLIKSVFVTNNSVVKKGETLFTLEAMKMENAITAPSDGMVHDLQVETGQTIEKGGRLCTLAPLHPLLQTNSVVTRTKLPATLHKQDYLL, encoded by the coding sequence ATGAACGAAGTCTATGTTGTTTGTATTGACAAACAGGATGCTAATTACAGTGTAGAGGTATCCGATACACAGAGCACCTGTAATAACCAGTCAGTTATCCTTGACAAAGGTCCCGGGATTTGGGAATACAACATTCATACCGGTGGTGCCGTTATACCTGTCTGTATTGAAACAGATGGAATGCTCAAGGCATTTGTTTCAATCCGTGGGTACCGTTATCCAGTAGAAATCTTTCGTAAAAGACACCACACACTTCTGGACATTCTCGCATCATCGCCAGCGCTTCAGTCAAGAACAATACGGATTTCAGCACCAATGCCCGGTTTAATTAAGTCCGTATTTGTAACAAACAATTCAGTCGTTAAGAAGGGCGAAACCCTGTTTACTCTGGAAGCAATGAAAATGGAAAATGCCATCACTGCTCCGTCTGACGGCATGGTGCATGACCTACAGGTAGAAACGGGTCAGACAATTGAAAAAGGGGGGCGGCTTTGTACCCTTGCACCCTTGCACCCATTGCTTCAAACTAACAGCGTAGTCACCCGTACAAAATTACCTGCCACGCTTCATAAACAAGATTACTTGCTATGA
- a CDS encoding flavin reductase family protein, protein MRTILPDEMQHRDRHQLLIAGVSPRPIALVSTVDSHGIGNLAPYSFFNAFSSKPPIVAIGPATAVKTGREKDTWRNITDTGECTISTVTSAMVHRVNLASAPYPDTVDEFEKSGLTKQKSRIVQPPFAGESPFAMECVLVESIALKRDLGGNGNLMLLEVVAFHVADSVWENGTISPAKMDLVGRMGLSWYTGTRDIFTAIQPSHLPMGMDALPEDVRTSMVLTGNDLAQLAYLPEIPKADPDFIQSVQSLNADSVEIELKCENPKGALAAFIRLGNTNDVISRHRIAKAFIASNLVYEAWQVILYG, encoded by the coding sequence ATGAGAACGATTTTGCCTGACGAGATGCAGCATCGAGACCGGCACCAGCTCCTCATTGCAGGTGTCTCTCCCCGTCCAATAGCGCTGGTTTCTACAGTTGATTCTCACGGAATCGGGAATCTTGCACCGTATTCTTTTTTCAACGCCTTCTCTTCAAAGCCGCCGATAGTGGCGATAGGGCCTGCCACCGCAGTTAAAACGGGCAGAGAAAAGGATACATGGCGGAACATTACTGATACCGGCGAGTGTACCATCAGCACGGTGACATCAGCAATGGTGCACAGAGTCAACCTTGCCTCAGCCCCTTACCCTGACACGGTAGATGAGTTTGAGAAATCTGGTCTTACCAAACAGAAAAGCCGGATTGTTCAGCCGCCGTTCGCTGGTGAGAGTCCGTTTGCCATGGAATGTGTGCTGGTTGAGAGTATCGCTCTCAAGCGGGACCTTGGTGGCAATGGGAATTTGATGCTCCTGGAAGTTGTTGCCTTTCATGTTGCAGACAGTGTGTGGGAAAATGGTACCATCAGTCCTGCTAAAATGGATCTTGTGGGCAGAATGGGTTTAAGCTGGTACACCGGGACAAGGGATATCTTTACGGCAATTCAGCCGTCCCACCTTCCAATGGGCATGGATGCGCTTCCTGAGGACGTCCGCACAAGTATGGTTCTTACCGGGAACGATCTGGCACAGCTTGCCTACCTCCCTGAAATTCCAAAGGCAGATCCCGACTTCATCCAGTCGGTTCAATCCCTTAATGCTGATTCCGTAGAAATTGAACTTAAATGCGAGAATCCGAAAGGGGCTCTGGCTGCGTTTATACGGCTTGGGAATACCAATGACGTGATATCACGGCATAGAATCGCCAAGGCATTCATAGCAAGTAATCTTGTTTATGAAGCGTGGCAGGTAATTTTGTACGGGTGA
- a CDS encoding ABC transporter substrate-binding protein: MINTGRSMRYLITIVTLVSIITLPSCGRKQRTASSEIKVTWKVYDTPPGADPSVPDSLGGNGFEKIAADLGYTTYEPTQDEMKYFGDPRAKKGGSITLAESQFPNTFRPVGQGSNITTISEMSGLVYETLLSTHPITREYIPSLATHWKVGEDKKTYTFRLDPNARFSDGKPVTSEDVVATWKLLMDPSILEPSMQLVFGKFEEPVAISKYIVEVKSKTVNFRDLLYFGASLLILPAHEISKLTGTEFLEKFNFNMPVGTGPYIILEKDIKPGASWKCTRRPDYWAIQYPTAKNYSNFDFINYIVVKDNMRLLYEKFKTGETDLYRFNMLSTEWLINDTTYDALKNGWVRRCRVFTNGPMGTQGITFNMRKQPFSDKRVRQAFIMAYPRETLIEKLLYGEYEAYDTYYPNTVYANPSNPPVKFDPQQASKLLAEAGWTSRDQNGILVKNGQPFVVELPITKDSERWITPYQQELKKIGVDLRLKFMDWNSLIKAVDERNFTIFLYGYSGLLTPNPETSLMSSLADKNNNNNIQGFKNARVDELLKEYDSTYSVQRQIKIIQEIDGIAYNEYMSSFWWNPKGIRFAYWDKFGMPEYGLSRYAQLGYLYGTIVSSWWYEPEKAEALKEAMKNKKDLGGDKSIRTIDYWRKFTN; this comes from the coding sequence ATGATAAATACTGGTCGCAGTATGCGTTATTTGATAACAATCGTGACATTGGTCTCGATCATCACTTTACCTTCTTGCGGAAGGAAACAACGGACTGCTTCATCAGAGATCAAGGTTACCTGGAAGGTGTACGATACGCCTCCCGGTGCTGACCCATCTGTTCCTGACAGTTTGGGTGGTAACGGTTTCGAGAAAATTGCGGCTGACCTTGGCTACACTACGTACGAGCCAACACAGGACGAAATGAAGTACTTTGGCGACCCAAGAGCTAAAAAGGGCGGGAGTATAACCCTGGCTGAATCCCAGTTCCCAAACACCTTCCGTCCGGTTGGGCAAGGTTCGAACATCACGACCATATCCGAAATGTCGGGGCTTGTTTATGAAACCCTCCTGTCAACCCACCCGATTACACGAGAGTACATACCATCACTAGCAACACACTGGAAGGTTGGTGAAGACAAGAAAACCTATACGTTCCGTTTAGACCCTAATGCCCGATTTAGCGACGGTAAACCGGTAACATCCGAAGATGTTGTAGCAACATGGAAGCTCCTCATGGACCCATCGATCCTTGAACCATCTATGCAGTTAGTGTTTGGAAAGTTCGAAGAACCGGTAGCCATAAGTAAATACATTGTTGAGGTCAAGTCAAAAACTGTCAACTTCCGTGACCTCCTCTATTTTGGTGCATCGCTCCTCATTTTACCTGCACACGAGATTTCCAAGTTAACCGGTACTGAATTCCTCGAGAAATTTAATTTCAATATGCCTGTGGGCACAGGTCCGTACATCATCCTTGAAAAAGACATCAAGCCCGGTGCGTCATGGAAGTGTACGCGCCGGCCAGACTATTGGGCGATACAATATCCTACAGCAAAAAACTACTCGAATTTTGATTTTATCAACTATATCGTAGTAAAAGATAACATGAGGCTGTTGTATGAGAAGTTCAAAACAGGCGAAACTGACTTGTACCGTTTTAACATGCTAAGTACTGAATGGCTAATTAATGACACTACCTACGATGCCTTGAAAAATGGCTGGGTTCGCAGATGTCGGGTGTTTACCAACGGTCCAATGGGTACCCAGGGGATTACATTTAACATGCGAAAACAACCATTTAGCGACAAGCGTGTACGGCAGGCCTTTATTATGGCGTATCCTCGTGAAACCTTGATTGAAAAACTGCTCTATGGTGAATATGAAGCATACGACACCTACTATCCGAACACCGTTTATGCTAATCCATCAAACCCTCCCGTAAAGTTTGATCCACAACAAGCCTCGAAGTTGTTGGCTGAAGCAGGGTGGACCTCGCGCGATCAGAATGGTATTCTTGTGAAAAACGGACAACCATTTGTAGTAGAACTGCCGATCACGAAGGACTCCGAGCGTTGGATAACACCATACCAACAGGAGCTTAAGAAAATTGGTGTTGATCTTAGACTGAAGTTTATGGACTGGAACTCACTCATTAAAGCTGTTGACGAGCGGAACTTTACAATTTTCCTGTACGGATATTCAGGGTTGTTAACACCAAACCCGGAAACTTCGCTTATGAGTTCCCTTGCTGATAAAAACAATAACAATAATATTCAGGGATTCAAAAACGCCCGGGTTGATGAGTTGTTAAAAGAGTATGACTCAACCTATTCGGTACAACGTCAGATTAAAATTATTCAGGAAATCGACGGAATTGCATATAACGAGTATATGTCCAGTTTCTGGTGGAACCCCAAGGGAATCCGGTTTGCTTACTGGGATAAATTTGGAATGCCAGAATACGGCTTGTCCAGATATGCACAGTTAGGATACTTGTATGGTACAATCGTTAGTTCCTGGTGGTATGAACCTGAAAAGGCTGAGGCACTTAAAGAAGCCATGAAGAACAAGAAAGATCTGGGTGGTGATAAAAGCATCCGGACAATCGATTACTGGCGTAAGTTCACGAATTAG
- a CDS encoding ABC transporter permease subunit, with protein sequence MFQYFVRRCLLAIPTFIGATIVIFFVVQIAPGGAYEQQLNALRKGQGAEGAGSATGMEGMSLPPSQLEALQRYYQVDKPIWERYLIWLGLMPRPVNDYQTEIGQPRNVGNGKRVIVQKDAAGYKVFNAENPTEQLTDWNVDPSKKAGSVWVYQKKFSGIVTFDFGTSFQYRKPVTELVLDRIDVSMQFGIIGFIISYIISFYLGVQKALRHGSAFDAASSSIVFLAYSLPAFAVGATLLVLLGGGSFLSIFPTGGFQSPDYSDLSLLEKIGDRMWYFVLPTVAYTLNGFASLTMLMKNSLLDTLGQDYVRTAYAKGLREDRVIWMHAMRNSIIPLIASIGGVIGIFLAGNYLIEVAFNIEGIGKLSFDAILYRDSNVFFAFAMISVMITIVGSMISDFLLAMVDPRIRFS encoded by the coding sequence ATGTTTCAATATTTTGTTCGGCGTTGCTTACTGGCCATCCCAACGTTTATTGGCGCAACAATCGTCATCTTTTTTGTTGTTCAGATAGCTCCCGGTGGGGCCTACGAACAGCAACTCAATGCCCTGCGGAAGGGGCAGGGGGCTGAGGGTGCGGGATCGGCAACCGGGATGGAAGGGATGTCGTTACCACCGTCGCAACTTGAAGCACTTCAGCGTTATTATCAGGTTGACAAACCGATCTGGGAGAGATATTTAATCTGGCTGGGTCTTATGCCACGCCCCGTAAATGATTACCAAACCGAAATCGGGCAGCCGCGCAATGTTGGTAATGGTAAGCGGGTCATTGTTCAAAAAGACGCTGCAGGATACAAGGTATTTAACGCTGAAAACCCTACTGAACAGCTTACAGACTGGAACGTAGATCCGTCAAAGAAAGCCGGAAGCGTGTGGGTGTATCAAAAGAAATTTTCAGGCATTGTTACCTTTGACTTCGGGACATCATTTCAGTACCGGAAACCCGTCACGGAATTAGTACTAGACAGAATCGATGTCTCGATGCAGTTTGGTATTATTGGATTTATCATTTCGTATATCATCAGTTTTTATCTTGGCGTACAGAAAGCTTTACGGCACGGTTCGGCCTTTGATGCCGCTTCGTCGAGTATTGTATTCCTGGCATACTCCCTCCCGGCCTTCGCAGTCGGTGCCACACTGTTGGTGCTGTTAGGTGGTGGTAGCTTCCTGTCGATCTTCCCAACCGGTGGTTTCCAGTCACCCGACTATTCCGACCTTTCCTTACTTGAGAAAATCGGTGACCGGATGTGGTATTTTGTGCTTCCGACTGTGGCCTATACTCTGAATGGATTTGCTTCACTTACGATGCTGATGAAAAACTCGTTACTGGATACACTGGGACAGGACTATGTACGGACTGCGTATGCAAAAGGGCTCCGTGAAGACAGAGTGATTTGGATGCATGCAATGCGAAATAGTATCATCCCGCTGATTGCGTCAATTGGTGGTGTTATCGGGATTTTCCTTGCCGGAAACTATCTCATCGAGGTTGCTTTTAACATTGAAGGTATCGGCAAGCTGTCATTTGATGCGATTCTGTACCGAGACTCAAATGTGTTTTTTGCATTTGCAATGATCTCTGTAATGATCACGATTGTTGGTTCGATGATCTCTGACTTTTTACTCGCGATGGTTGATCCACGAATTCGTTTTAGCTGA
- a CDS encoding ABC transporter permease subunit: protein MARKNKDNKESLSINRRRWQKFREMRRGYWSFVILVSAYALSFLLPVLVSNKALIVHYKGEYYSPAGLDLLSSLPILNFLDISSFYSGETFGQTGVKSEAEYRSLQQRLDEEGEGNWVMMPLYPFSPLEDITVTGNDKFLEPLAEDGNGSVRLLGTDDRGRDVFSRMTYGFQVSISFALLIALIEYLIGIPIGAAMGYFGGKFDILSQRFMEIWASIPFLFLIIIIVSVIEPTFMMLVILIAVFAWLGVATQMRAQFYRERSRDYVAAAVSIGVPTRTIMVKHILPNSLVPLITFFPFSIVGGIGALVSLDFLGFGLRPPTPSWGQMISVGLANMNEYWLVLVPMLAMFITLSLVVFIGEGIREAFDPKVFSRLR, encoded by the coding sequence ATGGCACGAAAGAACAAAGACAACAAGGAAAGTTTGTCGATTAACCGGAGAAGGTGGCAAAAGTTCCGGGAGATGCGCCGTGGATACTGGTCATTCGTTATCCTTGTATCGGCATATGCACTGAGTTTTCTCCTGCCGGTATTGGTAAGCAATAAAGCATTAATCGTACATTACAAGGGTGAGTACTACTCACCTGCCGGCCTCGATTTGCTCTCATCCTTACCGATTCTGAATTTCCTGGACATCTCATCATTTTACAGTGGTGAAACCTTTGGTCAGACAGGAGTAAAAAGTGAGGCAGAATACAGAAGCCTTCAACAGCGGCTCGACGAAGAGGGAGAAGGGAATTGGGTGATGATGCCCTTGTACCCGTTTTCGCCACTGGAAGATATCACCGTTACTGGAAATGATAAATTTCTGGAACCGCTTGCTGAAGATGGCAATGGCTCAGTACGACTTTTGGGAACGGATGACCGGGGCAGAGACGTCTTCTCGCGGATGACGTACGGTTTTCAGGTATCGATTTCTTTTGCCCTGCTCATTGCTCTTATTGAGTACCTGATTGGGATACCCATCGGAGCAGCCATGGGGTACTTTGGCGGTAAGTTCGACATTCTTAGTCAGCGTTTCATGGAGATCTGGGCATCAATTCCGTTCTTATTCCTGATTATCATTATTGTAAGCGTAATTGAACCAACATTTATGATGCTGGTTATCCTGATAGCTGTTTTTGCCTGGCTCGGTGTAGCCACTCAGATGCGTGCACAGTTCTACCGCGAGCGGTCAAGAGACTATGTTGCCGCAGCTGTCTCGATTGGTGTACCAACACGAACCATCATGGTCAAGCATATCCTGCCAAACTCACTGGTTCCGCTTATTACATTTTTCCCCTTCTCAATCGTTGGTGGCATTGGTGCACTGGTAAGCCTGGACTTTCTTGGTTTTGGTCTCCGTCCGCCGACACCGTCATGGGGGCAAATGATCAGCGTTGGTTTGGCAAACATGAATGAATATTGGTTAGTGTTAGTACCCATGCTTGCAATGTTTATAACATTAAGCCTCGTGGTGTTTATTGGCGAAGGAATTCGAGAGGCGTTCGATCCAAAAGTATTCTCACGGTTACGATAA
- a CDS encoding ABC transporter ATP-binding protein, with protein sequence MAQTQTPLLQVRDLKTYFNIGGTWAKAVDGVSFDIFPGEVLGIVGESGSGKSVTALSLMKLIPDPPGRIMSGSIMYKGQDIALLPYEDMYSVRGKEIAMIFQEPMTSLNPVFKIGMQIAEVAQSHLNMNEKEALEHAVEMLRLVGIPDPEKRINDYPHQFSGGMRQRVMIAIALACNPSILIADEPTTALDVTIQAQILELMLELQKKRGDAAIVLITHDLAVVAEMCQRVIVMYGGKVQEIAEINDLFNNPLHPYTQGLLASIPRPKRNRDRNEKLKAIPGNVPSIMNLPQGCKFCTRCEVKIDICDTVEPELVEITPGHFVRCHLVKKEATV encoded by the coding sequence ATGGCACAGACTCAAACGCCTCTTCTTCAGGTAAGAGACTTAAAAACATATTTTAATATCGGTGGAACGTGGGCAAAAGCCGTGGACGGTGTCAGTTTCGACATTTTCCCTGGTGAAGTCCTTGGCATTGTTGGTGAGTCCGGTTCAGGCAAAAGCGTGACTGCACTTTCCCTAATGAAACTGATACCTGACCCGCCAGGCCGGATCATGAGCGGGTCAATCATGTATAAGGGCCAAGACATCGCCTTGTTACCGTACGAAGACATGTATTCGGTTCGGGGCAAGGAGATCGCTATGATCTTTCAGGAACCCATGACCAGCCTGAACCCAGTATTTAAAATTGGAATGCAGATCGCCGAAGTTGCTCAAAGCCATCTTAACATGAACGAAAAAGAGGCACTTGAGCATGCTGTTGAAATGCTTCGCCTGGTAGGAATACCTGATCCCGAAAAACGAATTAACGACTATCCGCACCAGTTTTCGGGTGGCATGCGTCAGCGTGTGATGATTGCAATTGCTCTTGCCTGCAACCCCTCGATACTGATTGCCGATGAACCAACAACGGCACTCGATGTTACCATTCAGGCACAGATTCTGGAGCTCATGCTCGAACTACAGAAGAAAAGGGGAGATGCCGCCATCGTACTAATAACCCACGATCTGGCTGTTGTTGCCGAGATGTGTCAGCGCGTTATTGTTATGTATGGTGGCAAAGTTCAGGAAATTGCTGAAATTAATGATTTGTTTAATAACCCGCTCCACCCGTACACACAGGGTTTACTTGCCTCAATACCACGACCGAAACGGAACAGAGATCGCAACGAGAAATTAAAGGCAATCCCCGGAAACGTCCCAAGTATTATGAACCTGCCACAGGGCTGTAAGTTCTGTACCCGGTGCGAAGTTAAAATTGATATCTGCGATACGGTGGAACCCGAACTAGTCGAAATAACTCCAGGCCATTTTGTGCGCTGTCATCTGGTTAAGAAAGAGGCTACGGTATGA